A single Alcanivorax borkumensis SK2 DNA region contains:
- a CDS encoding DUF3429 domain-containing protein translates to MRTRQEKNIRRAKALSYSGLIPFYGMAGLSWFAQTGSWALHALATYSAIVLAFLGAIHWGRALDKMPYSNQYPTLLFGLIPALLAWLSLLLPLELSLPMLAAGLMFVWGTEQMVFNDTLPTWYRHLRHQLTAAAVIAVLIGWAATMFWML, encoded by the coding sequence GTGCGCACACGTCAGGAAAAAAATATCCGTCGTGCCAAAGCCCTGTCCTACTCTGGACTTATCCCCTTTTATGGCATGGCTGGGCTATCTTGGTTTGCCCAAACCGGCAGCTGGGCACTGCATGCTCTGGCCACCTACTCCGCCATTGTACTGGCCTTTCTCGGCGCCATTCATTGGGGCAGGGCGCTCGATAAAATGCCCTACAGCAACCAGTACCCAACACTACTATTTGGTCTGATACCGGCGTTATTGGCATGGCTTTCCCTGCTACTTCCGTTGGAACTATCGCTGCCCATGCTCGCCGCCGGGCTTATGTTCGTGTGGGGCACAGAACAGATGGTATTCAATGACACACTCCCCACTTGGTATCGACACCTAAGGCATCAACTCACCGCCGCCGCCGTTATCGCCGTCCTGATCGGTTGGGCTGCCACTATGTTCTGGATGCTATAA
- a CDS encoding dodecin, with product MSDDHVYKKVELVGSSRTTIEDAIENALVTANESLELMEWFEVTQTRGHIENGKVGHYQVTLKVGFRISGS from the coding sequence ATGTCTGATGATCATGTTTACAAGAAAGTCGAACTTGTTGGGTCTTCGCGTACCACGATTGAAGATGCCATTGAGAATGCGTTGGTAACGGCCAATGAAAGCTTGGAACTAATGGAGTGGTTCGAGGTAACGCAAACCCGTGGCCATATTGAAAATGGCAAGGTGGGGCATTATCAGGTGACCCTGAAAGTAGGGTTCAGGATTTCCGGCTCCTGA
- a CDS encoding PepSY-associated TM helix domain-containing protein has translation MNKKRKAFWLKQLHQWHWVTSAICLISLVLFSLTAITLNHASQISAEPVIREHQDTLPTELLFQLADQTGGQLPAAVQQWLARKMDLQHTDGEPEWAADEIYLPMPRPGGDAWLAIDMSDGAILAETTDRGWIAFFNDLHKGRHTGTVWIWFIDIFAIASLLFAFTGLGLMMLHAKRRPATWPVTLAGLVLPWLLIIFFMH, from the coding sequence GTGAACAAGAAACGCAAAGCCTTTTGGCTGAAACAACTCCACCAGTGGCACTGGGTCACCTCCGCCATCTGTCTGATCAGCTTGGTGCTGTTCAGCCTCACCGCCATCACCCTTAACCATGCCAGCCAGATCAGCGCCGAACCGGTAATTCGTGAACATCAGGACACGCTGCCCACCGAGCTGCTATTTCAGCTCGCAGACCAAACCGGCGGCCAACTGCCCGCCGCCGTTCAGCAATGGCTGGCACGGAAAATGGACCTGCAGCACACCGATGGAGAGCCGGAATGGGCAGCCGATGAGATTTATCTGCCCATGCCCCGGCCTGGTGGCGATGCTTGGCTTGCGATTGATATGAGTGACGGGGCGATACTCGCGGAAACCACGGACCGTGGCTGGATTGCGTTTTTTAATGACCTGCATAAAGGTCGCCACACCGGCACGGTGTGGATTTGGTTCATCGATATTTTTGCCATCGCCAGCCTGCTATTTGCGTTCACCGGGCTTGGGCTAATGATGCTTCATGCTAAACGGCGGCCGGCCACCTGGCCGGTCACTTTGGCGGGGTTAGTTCTCCCCTGGCTATTGATCATTTTTTTCATGCATTAA
- a CDS encoding DUF1643 domain-containing protein, with product MTKTADNLQRHANFSRCGQYRYALWRQWGEGDDFMLLIGLNPSTTDPHQDNPTIRRCMGFAQDWGYSGLCVANLFAYRATYPKDLFSAADPVGPQNDAWLRRLARQADLVVAAWGNHGRFNDRAVQVVRQLPTMHYIRLNRSGEPAHPLYLPRHLKAQPWVGYPSLP from the coding sequence ATGACCAAGACAGCCGATAATCTGCAACGTCACGCCAACTTTTCACGCTGTGGACAGTACCGCTATGCGCTCTGGCGCCAGTGGGGGGAAGGTGATGATTTTATGCTGCTGATTGGCCTCAACCCCTCCACCACTGATCCCCACCAAGACAACCCCACCATTCGTCGCTGCATGGGCTTTGCCCAGGACTGGGGCTACTCAGGACTGTGCGTGGCCAACCTGTTTGCATATCGGGCAACTTACCCAAAGGATCTATTTTCTGCCGCAGACCCCGTGGGCCCACAAAATGACGCCTGGCTACGCCGCTTGGCCCGTCAGGCCGACCTAGTCGTGGCGGCTTGGGGCAACCATGGACGCTTTAACGACCGCGCCGTGCAGGTGGTCCGCCAATTGCCAACCATGCATTACATTCGCCTTAATCGCTCCGGGGAGCCGGCACACCCGCTATACCTCCCCCGCCACCTGAAAGCCCAACCCTGGGTTGGCTACCCCTCCTTGCCTTAA
- a CDS encoding DUF4198 domain-containing protein encodes MTRVRFPKVALAALVLATALPAHAHKLWLLPSHTTVSEPQWITVDASISNEIFGFERAYPVDGLEVTGPDGKPATVDNAMKMHTRSVFDVQLEKEGSYRISVAQPSYFISYEINGERKRSRGKDADTMLAEVPSGADKVKLREVLNRLETYVTLGAPNETGLKPTGKGLELELLTHPNDLYAGETAQWKLLVDGKPTSDLKVELVPGGTRYRDSQESWSVTSDDKGIVSIQWPAAGRYFLEAGTSDKNVSNPKATERYLQYLGTVEVLPM; translated from the coding sequence ATGACCCGAGTCCGTTTCCCTAAAGTTGCACTGGCCGCATTGGTGCTGGCCACAGCCCTACCCGCCCATGCCCACAAGCTGTGGTTACTGCCCAGCCACACCACCGTTTCTGAGCCCCAGTGGATTACCGTTGATGCCAGCATCTCCAATGAAATTTTTGGTTTCGAGCGAGCCTACCCTGTCGATGGCCTGGAAGTGACCGGCCCGGATGGCAAGCCAGCCACCGTGGATAACGCCATGAAAATGCACACACGTAGTGTGTTTGACGTACAGCTGGAAAAGGAAGGCAGCTACCGGATCAGTGTGGCGCAACCCAGCTACTTTATCTCCTACGAGATCAACGGTGAGCGCAAACGCAGCCGCGGCAAAGATGCGGATACGATGCTGGCCGAAGTGCCCAGCGGGGCCGATAAAGTAAAACTGCGTGAGGTTCTCAACCGTTTGGAAACCTATGTCACCCTAGGGGCGCCAAACGAAACCGGCCTGAAGCCCACCGGCAAGGGCCTGGAACTTGAGTTACTCACTCACCCCAACGACCTTTACGCGGGCGAAACCGCTCAGTGGAAACTGCTGGTCGATGGCAAGCCGACCTCCGACCTCAAGGTAGAACTGGTTCCGGGTGGAACCCGATACCGTGACAGCCAAGAAAGCTGGTCCGTGACCAGCGATGATAAAGGCATTGTCAGCATCCAATGGCCTGCCGCTGGCCGTTACTTCCTGGAAGCGGGCACAAGCGACAAAAACGTTAGCAACCCCAAAGCCACGGAACGCTACCTGCAATACCTCGGCACCGTTGAAGTGCTACCGATGTAA
- a CDS encoding DEAD/DEAH box helicase, whose protein sequence is MSDSRSGFASLGLPEVLLTAIARQGFEQPSPIQAQAIPLLLDGHDLLGQAQTGTGKTAAFALPLLARLDPSLREPQMLILAPTRELAIQVATACEEFAKDIKGLQVLPIYGGGEYRTQLKGLRGGAQVIVGTPGRVMDHMDRGSMKLNNLKALVLDEADEMLRMGFIDDVKWVLERTPDDCQLALFSATMPPVIRKVADQHLKQPKLVRIDNGGATTGTTIRQRYWPVAGLNKLDAVCRILEAEEHDAVLVFVRTKQATLELAEQLNRRGLRAEALNGDIPQQQREKTVQRLKDKRFDLLIATDVVARGLDVPRITHVVNYDMPGDPEAYVHRIGRTGRAGRQGDAILFVARREQHVLRQIERITRQSIEKMALPSVDDLNAKRIARFQEQLAGFTSGANVDEARALVNQLRDAMDISDNDMAAALATMMFKREPLILKEPKMVKEPRRRESAHVGGRREDRNPRNRGDKGRTDKTMRRYRIKVGHDHGVKPGNIVGAIANEAKLPSRLIGPIKIHQDHSTVELPEDLSPKQLHVIRTARVCQQALDLEMV, encoded by the coding sequence ATGTCAGATTCCCGTTCCGGGTTCGCCTCTTTAGGCCTGCCCGAGGTTCTGCTCACTGCGATCGCCCGTCAGGGCTTCGAGCAGCCTTCGCCGATTCAGGCGCAAGCCATCCCGCTGTTGCTGGATGGACACGATCTTCTGGGCCAGGCACAAACCGGCACAGGTAAAACGGCTGCGTTTGCATTGCCCCTTTTGGCCCGTCTCGATCCGTCTCTGCGTGAACCGCAGATGCTGATCCTGGCCCCAACCCGCGAGCTGGCTATTCAGGTTGCCACTGCGTGTGAAGAATTTGCCAAAGACATTAAAGGTCTGCAGGTTCTGCCCATTTACGGCGGTGGTGAATACCGCACCCAGCTGAAAGGCCTGCGCGGCGGCGCCCAGGTGATTGTCGGCACCCCCGGCCGCGTTATGGATCACATGGACCGCGGCTCCATGAAGCTAAACAATCTGAAGGCTCTGGTGCTCGACGAAGCCGATGAAATGCTTCGTATGGGCTTCATCGACGATGTGAAATGGGTACTTGAGCGTACTCCGGATGACTGCCAGCTGGCGCTATTCTCCGCCACCATGCCGCCGGTCATTCGCAAGGTTGCCGACCAGCACCTCAAGCAACCCAAACTGGTTCGCATTGATAATGGCGGCGCCACCACTGGCACCACCATCCGCCAGCGTTACTGGCCCGTCGCGGGTTTGAACAAGCTGGACGCCGTGTGCCGGATTCTGGAAGCAGAAGAACACGATGCAGTACTGGTTTTCGTTCGTACCAAACAGGCGACACTAGAACTGGCCGAGCAGCTTAACCGTCGCGGCCTGCGTGCCGAAGCCCTGAACGGCGACATTCCCCAACAACAACGGGAAAAAACCGTACAGCGCCTGAAAGATAAGCGTTTCGACTTGCTGATCGCCACCGACGTGGTTGCCCGTGGCCTAGACGTGCCGCGCATCACCCACGTGGTGAACTACGACATGCCCGGCGACCCGGAAGCCTACGTGCACCGCATCGGCCGTACCGGCCGGGCCGGTCGCCAGGGTGACGCCATCCTGTTTGTGGCTCGTCGTGAGCAACACGTGTTGCGTCAAATCGAACGCATTACTCGCCAGTCCATCGAAAAGATGGCGCTTCCCTCCGTTGATGACCTCAATGCCAAGCGGATTGCCCGCTTTCAGGAGCAACTGGCCGGGTTCACCTCTGGAGCCAACGTTGATGAAGCCCGCGCGCTGGTGAATCAACTACGTGACGCCATGGATATCAGCGACAATGACATGGCGGCCGCACTGGCCACCATGATGTTCAAACGCGAACCGTTGATTCTGAAAGAACCCAAGATGGTCAAAGAACCGCGCCGTCGCGAATCCGCCCACGTGGGTGGCCGTCGCGAAGACCGTAACCCGCGCAACCGCGGCGACAAAGGTCGCACAGACAAAACCATGCGTCGCTACCGGATCAAGGTAGGTCACGATCACGGTGTGAAGCCGGGCAATATCGTTGGTGCCATTGCCAATGAAGCTAAACTGCCTAGTCGCCTGATTGGTCCAATCAAGATCCATCAGGACCACAGCACCGTGGAATTGCCAGAAGACCTGTCTCCAAAGCAGTTGCACGTTATCCGTACCGCGCGGGTCTGCCAGCAGGCTCTAGACCTAGAAATGGTATAA
- a CDS encoding response regulator transcription factor, which translates to MIISIISKMLAVVKMPARLLVIEDDSVLSGHLLDYFSERHYLVSVCAEGPAGLDAATAGDYDLVLLDILLPGLNGLELLNALRQQSPVPVIVVSALGDEQARIQGLINGADDYLPKPFSMAELAVRVDAVLRRVALERVRPEEPQWESVGKLVLCDHSMAAFYQETDLGLTNTEFRLLQVLLEHRGAVLSKPFLYQAVLHRGCGRHDRSLDLHISHVRRKLRDAGAAESAVRTVWGQGYTLITDNL; encoded by the coding sequence ATGATAATTTCTATCATTTCTAAAATGCTAGCCGTTGTGAAAATGCCTGCCCGTTTACTGGTCATTGAAGATGATTCGGTACTCAGTGGCCACTTGCTTGATTATTTTTCCGAGCGGCACTATCTGGTTTCGGTGTGTGCCGAAGGCCCGGCGGGGCTGGATGCGGCGACGGCCGGTGATTATGACCTAGTGCTGCTGGACATCCTGTTGCCCGGCCTTAATGGCTTGGAGCTACTTAATGCCCTGCGCCAGCAAAGCCCGGTGCCGGTGATTGTGGTGTCTGCATTGGGCGATGAGCAGGCCCGTATTCAGGGACTTATCAACGGTGCGGATGATTACCTTCCCAAGCCATTCAGTATGGCGGAACTTGCGGTGCGGGTGGATGCGGTGTTGCGCAGGGTGGCGCTGGAACGGGTGCGTCCGGAAGAGCCGCAATGGGAATCAGTGGGTAAACTGGTGCTGTGCGACCACAGCATGGCGGCCTTTTACCAAGAAACCGACCTAGGGCTGACCAACACTGAGTTTCGTTTGTTGCAGGTGCTGTTGGAGCACCGAGGTGCGGTGCTCAGCAAGCCATTCCTCTACCAGGCGGTTCTGCACCGAGGCTGTGGCCGCCATGATCGCAGCCTGGACCTGCACATTAGTCATGTGCGTCGCAAACTTCGTGACGCCGGAGCAGCAGAGTCGGCGGTGAGAACAGTCTGGGGGCAGGGCTATACCCTGATCACTGACAACCTCTGA
- a CDS encoding DUF2271 domain-containing protein, whose amino-acid sequence MRLRYLALLPLLTSQAMADTFSVEVEVPRLSVAEYHAPYVAFWVENADRSTLKPLGLWYDDQEKWLKDIRQWWRRTGRSQSAPYDGLTGATRSPGTHTVDFSDVDALKSLPAGEYTLVVEAAREVGGREVLKLPFLWPAGERPQQQQVIGTDELGTVTLTVSQ is encoded by the coding sequence ATGCGCTTGCGTTATCTCGCTCTGCTTCCCCTGCTAACCAGCCAGGCCATGGCTGATACCTTTTCTGTAGAGGTGGAAGTGCCGCGTTTGAGTGTGGCCGAATATCATGCTCCCTATGTGGCCTTCTGGGTGGAAAATGCCGACCGTAGCACCCTAAAACCACTGGGCCTGTGGTACGACGACCAGGAAAAATGGCTCAAAGATATTCGCCAGTGGTGGCGCAGAACCGGCCGCAGCCAGTCGGCGCCCTACGACGGTCTCACTGGCGCCACCCGCTCTCCTGGCACTCACACTGTGGACTTTAGTGATGTGGACGCACTTAAATCCCTGCCCGCCGGCGAATACACCTTGGTGGTAGAAGCAGCCCGAGAAGTCGGTGGCCGCGAAGTGCTGAAATTACCGTTCCTGTGGCCGGCCGGGGAACGCCCTCAACAGCAGCAAGTAATAGGCACCGACGAACTGGGCACTGTCACCCTCACCGTCTCTCAATAA
- a CDS encoding nitroreductase: protein MEFKDVMARRHSVRAFTDQPVSEKVLNKLLSTAASAPSWSNTQPYQIAVAKGEVLEDLRQTLPPMFDELMDLAKGSKFKQLKAMVTKKGMPDGDFKPVTDYPKDLQPRRSATGYQLYELLGIQRDDKQARHQQMRENFRFFNAPVAVFIFVHEGLDVYSALDAGIFLQSLMLAATDAGLATCAQGALAIWRSPLEKHFNIPENYKLLCGMSLGYEADETINQFKPERQPLEALLVPKK, encoded by the coding sequence ATGGAATTTAAAGATGTGATGGCCCGGCGCCATAGTGTACGGGCATTTACCGACCAGCCAGTAAGCGAAAAGGTGCTGAACAAACTGCTCAGCACTGCCGCCTCGGCGCCGAGTTGGTCCAATACCCAGCCTTATCAGATCGCGGTGGCGAAGGGCGAGGTGCTGGAGGATTTGCGGCAAACATTGCCCCCTATGTTTGATGAGTTAATGGACCTAGCGAAGGGCTCTAAATTCAAACAGCTCAAGGCCATGGTGACTAAAAAAGGCATGCCGGACGGTGATTTCAAACCGGTTACCGATTACCCCAAAGACTTGCAGCCACGCCGTAGTGCCACCGGTTATCAGTTATATGAATTGTTAGGCATTCAGCGTGACGATAAGCAGGCTCGCCATCAGCAGATGCGCGAAAACTTCCGTTTTTTTAATGCGCCGGTGGCGGTGTTTATTTTTGTCCATGAAGGGCTAGATGTTTACAGTGCATTGGATGCAGGCATTTTTCTGCAAAGCCTGATGTTAGCGGCCACGGATGCCGGGTTGGCCACCTGTGCCCAAGGGGCTTTGGCAATTTGGCGGTCGCCCTTGGAAAAACATTTTAATATTCCGGAAAACTATAAATTATTGTGTGGCATGTCGCTGGGCTATGAAGCGGATGAAACCATCAACCAGTTCAAACCGGAACGTCAGCCGCTGGAGGCACTATTGGTGCCAAAAAAATAA
- a CDS encoding sensor histidine kinase gives MLKRYSLLWRLALLLVVTVVTTMVVGTRVTNALRNDAQLLSDQAVAVMRGYAAAAEQAWLAEGRAGVDQWLAGMRSRESGDIAVISNTDQSLSSTPLTVQERSGLRFQRGVHSRMSFRYGKKMPYLGLPFPTVPEQGSLLMQLPPRFRPGTYWPWVEPLLLVGVPTISALMLGGLLFWRARVLLKALQAQVLVFKDDTDARVVGPLATRSDEFGELARSFNHMAEQVCGILETQKQLLNDMSHELRTPLSRLSVALENAINEQQLRQRLEQELRHMRTLVDDTLALGWQDTDTNTGNAGLQSLSVPVLWDMVVENAAFESGWSKQRFPCTLPDDTEVYGNLNTLAQVFENLVRNAIRYSPEQGTVLLQGQREGSAWHLQVVDQGPGVPEDKLHSIFAPFVRLNTARTTDSGFGLGLSIARRTVERLGGELWAHNRDPGLCVHLRLPAPARV, from the coding sequence ATGTTAAAACGCTACTCCCTTCTTTGGCGCCTGGCGCTACTTCTTGTTGTTACCGTAGTTACCACCATGGTAGTGGGAACGCGTGTTACCAACGCTCTGCGAAATGATGCTCAGCTTTTGAGTGACCAGGCGGTTGCCGTAATGCGCGGTTATGCGGCGGCTGCGGAGCAGGCATGGCTCGCGGAGGGGCGGGCAGGGGTAGACCAATGGCTGGCGGGCATGCGTTCCCGTGAAAGTGGTGATATCGCTGTGATCAGTAACACCGACCAGTCCCTGAGCAGTACTCCATTGACGGTACAGGAGCGTAGCGGGCTTCGCTTTCAGCGGGGTGTTCATAGCCGCATGAGTTTCCGTTACGGCAAGAAGATGCCTTATCTGGGGTTGCCATTTCCTACTGTCCCAGAACAGGGAAGCCTGCTGATGCAGCTGCCTCCCCGGTTTCGTCCGGGTACCTACTGGCCTTGGGTTGAACCTTTATTGTTAGTGGGGGTTCCTACGATATCGGCCCTCATGCTGGGTGGGCTGCTGTTCTGGCGTGCCCGCGTCTTGTTGAAGGCGTTACAAGCGCAGGTGCTCGTATTCAAAGACGATACTGATGCCCGTGTGGTTGGGCCGTTGGCCACCCGTTCAGATGAATTTGGTGAGCTTGCTCGTAGTTTCAACCATATGGCAGAGCAGGTTTGCGGCATACTCGAAACTCAAAAACAGTTACTCAATGATATGTCGCATGAGTTACGTACTCCGCTGAGCCGGTTGTCTGTGGCCTTGGAAAACGCAATCAACGAACAGCAACTGCGCCAGCGGTTAGAGCAGGAATTGCGCCACATGCGCACCTTAGTCGATGACACTTTGGCGCTAGGTTGGCAGGACACCGATACCAATACCGGTAACGCTGGCCTGCAGTCTTTGTCGGTGCCGGTGTTGTGGGACATGGTTGTCGAGAATGCGGCGTTTGAGAGTGGTTGGAGTAAACAACGCTTCCCTTGCACCTTACCTGATGACACGGAGGTGTATGGCAATTTGAATACCTTAGCTCAGGTATTTGAAAATTTGGTCCGGAATGCCATTCGGTATTCGCCTGAGCAGGGGACGGTCTTATTGCAGGGGCAGCGTGAAGGGAGTGCCTGGCATCTTCAGGTGGTGGATCAGGGGCCAGGGGTGCCTGAAGATAAGCTGCACAGTATCTTTGCGCCCTTCGTGCGCCTAAATACCGCGAGGACGACTGATAGCGGTTTTGGGCTGGGATTAAGTATTGCCCGCAGAACAGTGGAGCGGCTTGGCGGAGAGCTTTGGGCACATAACCGGGACCCTGGGTTGTGCGTGCATTTGCGCCTGCCGGCTCCGGCACGTGTATAA
- a CDS encoding fatty acid cis/trans isomerase has translation MKNHWDSHGPFSLGILFFLLCALSAPVTSAPLPPKYLTNTSPNYHDDIHPIFEKKCLACHGCYDAPCQLKLEAVEGLDRGASKKNVYDGARTQTISPTRLFKDAQTTAQWRDKGFYSVIDSTSGLQDSLLYQMLALGKKHSFKPNQKLPDDIVLGLARQNECPAPDEFDDYAESHPMEGMPLAVAGLTDSEFTTIRQWLEQGAPLEPKIITPTNEEQQLIADWEAFLNQRDLKHQLVARWLYEHLFLAHLYLDKGQDSKPAHFFKLHRSSTPPGEPIKPVATDRPNGMPPENFWYRIAPVPGTLVHKTHITFGLAKDKLARTKEHFFSTDWSVETLPGYGYEQRANPFVTFSAIPARARYQFMLDEAEYFVRTFIRGPVCRGQVATDVIRDHFWAVFQAPEQDLYITDNNYRAQVSDLLGLPGQDDDLLALGPQWLKYSEKRNDYLKARKQAYGTNKPKGPDWDSLWDGDGDNRNALLTIFRHHDNSSVRKGLIGDLPLTTWVMDYPLFERSYYNLVVNFNVFGSVSHQAQTRLYFDLIRNGAEQNTLRYLPAKLRQLVLANWYQNTGKLRLAISYESVDTDLPTSIQFDTSTPMNEFNNNLLIKFAKLNARPDPINRCDGENCQRPNVSAWKQDADHILSSISSRRAANLQAVNFMPEVSMIHVRGNKGEQEIYSLFRNRAHTNVAFMMGESLRYQPPLDTLTLYPGVLASYPNFMFLVQEDQLQAFVTQMEAVKTEKDFTELVDAYGIRRTHPEFWQYFHALNQYLEKHEPTQAGILDMNRYENL, from the coding sequence ATGAAAAACCATTGGGATTCACATGGCCCCTTTTCACTAGGGATATTGTTCTTTTTGCTTTGCGCTCTGTCTGCACCGGTTACCAGCGCCCCGCTCCCTCCCAAGTACCTCACCAATACCTCACCCAATTACCATGACGACATTCATCCTATTTTCGAAAAGAAATGTTTAGCCTGTCATGGCTGCTATGACGCCCCCTGCCAATTGAAACTTGAAGCGGTAGAAGGCCTAGACCGGGGGGCCAGCAAGAAAAACGTTTACGATGGGGCTCGTACTCAAACCATCTCCCCAACGCGCTTGTTCAAGGATGCACAAACCACGGCACAATGGCGTGACAAGGGCTTCTATTCTGTCATCGACAGCACCTCTGGCCTGCAGGATTCTTTGCTTTATCAAATGCTGGCGTTAGGAAAAAAACACAGTTTTAAACCGAACCAGAAACTTCCAGACGATATTGTCTTGGGCCTAGCTCGGCAGAACGAATGCCCCGCACCAGATGAATTCGATGACTATGCCGAAAGTCACCCCATGGAAGGCATGCCATTGGCGGTCGCAGGGCTGACCGACAGCGAATTTACGACCATCCGTCAATGGTTGGAGCAAGGGGCCCCTTTGGAGCCTAAAATAATTACTCCCACCAACGAAGAGCAGCAACTGATTGCCGACTGGGAAGCTTTTCTCAACCAAAGAGACCTAAAACACCAGCTGGTGGCCCGCTGGCTATACGAACACCTTTTTCTTGCCCACCTGTACCTGGACAAAGGTCAAGACAGCAAGCCGGCACATTTTTTTAAACTTCATCGCTCTAGCACCCCTCCCGGGGAGCCGATTAAGCCAGTAGCCACCGATCGCCCCAATGGCATGCCACCGGAAAATTTCTGGTACCGTATTGCACCTGTGCCCGGCACCTTAGTGCACAAAACACACATTACCTTTGGCCTAGCCAAGGACAAACTGGCTAGGACCAAAGAGCACTTCTTCAGCACTGACTGGAGCGTGGAAACGTTACCAGGCTATGGCTACGAACAACGTGCCAATCCCTTTGTTACCTTTTCCGCTATCCCAGCCCGGGCCCGCTACCAGTTTATGCTGGATGAAGCCGAATACTTTGTTCGTACCTTCATTCGCGGTCCGGTTTGTCGCGGGCAAGTAGCCACCGATGTAATTCGCGATCATTTCTGGGCCGTGTTTCAGGCCCCGGAACAGGACCTTTACATCACCGATAACAATTACCGCGCGCAAGTCAGTGATCTGTTGGGCTTACCCGGTCAAGACGATGACCTATTGGCTTTAGGGCCACAGTGGCTCAAGTACAGTGAAAAACGTAACGACTACCTGAAAGCTCGCAAACAGGCCTATGGCACCAATAAACCCAAAGGCCCAGATTGGGATTCATTGTGGGATGGCGATGGGGATAATCGCAATGCACTACTAACCATCTTCCGTCACCACGATAACTCCTCGGTACGCAAAGGCCTGATCGGCGACTTGCCTTTAACGACCTGGGTGATGGATTACCCGTTATTCGAACGCAGCTATTACAACCTAGTGGTTAACTTTAATGTTTTCGGATCCGTGTCCCATCAGGCGCAGACTCGCCTCTACTTTGATCTGATCCGTAATGGCGCAGAACAGAACACGCTCCGCTACCTCCCAGCAAAACTGCGCCAACTCGTGTTGGCCAACTGGTATCAAAACACCGGGAAACTGCGGTTGGCGATCAGTTATGAATCCGTAGATACGGATCTGCCCACGAGTATCCAGTTCGATACCAGCACCCCAATGAACGAGTTCAACAATAATCTGCTGATTAAATTTGCCAAACTAAACGCCCGCCCAGACCCGATAAACCGTTGTGACGGTGAAAACTGCCAACGGCCCAATGTCTCTGCCTGGAAACAGGACGCAGACCACATCCTCAGCAGTATCTCTTCACGGCGCGCGGCCAACCTGCAAGCCGTCAATTTCATGCCGGAAGTCAGCATGATCCACGTAAGGGGCAACAAGGGTGAACAGGAAATCTATTCCTTATTCCGAAACCGGGCACACACCAATGTCGCGTTCATGATGGGTGAATCTCTGCGCTACCAACCGCCACTGGACACCTTAACCCTGTATCCCGGCGTCTTGGCGAGCTATCCCAACTTCATGTTCCTGGTGCAGGAAGATCAGCTGCAAGCTTTCGTTACTCAAATGGAAGCGGTGAAAACGGAGAAAGATTTTACCGAACTAGTGGATGCCTATGGTATTCGCCGCACTCACCCTGAGTTTTGGCAATACTTCCATGCGCTGAACCAGTATCTGGAAAAGCACGAGCCAACCCAGGCTGGCATTCTCGATATGAACCGGTACGAAAACCTTTGA